The Lutibacter sp. A64 genome segment ATCTGGAATTGCAACAATCCAATTTGGTACAATATCTTTAGTTGCGTCCATCATTTTTGAAGCAATCTGATTTAATATTTGCCCTTTATATGGAATTTGTTTTGGCATTACAACATCAAATGCAGAAAGTCTATCTGACGCAATCATCACTAAAATTTCATCATTAATATTATAAACTTCTCTAACTTTTCCTTTATAAAAAGATTTTTGTTTAGGAAAATTATATGCTGTGTTATTAATTGTATTGCTCATTTTATTATTGTTTAACTATTGATTTAATTATTTAATTGTAAAAACTTACCTTATTCCACAAAATTATAGATGTATCTTTTGGTATCAATTTCTCTCAAATATGTTTTTCCACATACAACTGATAACTGATAACTGATAACTGATAACCAAAAAATTACTCCCTCCCGACTTCCAAACTTTTATACGCAGAGATTATTTGTTTTACCAATCTATGTCTTATTACATCTTTTTCATCTAAATGCACAAACGCAATTCCTTTTACATTTTTAAGTGTTAACATAGCCTCTTTTAAACCAGAAACTTGCCTTCTAGGCAAATCAATTTGACCAGGGTCTCCATTCACCACAAATTTAGCATTTTTCCCCATTCTGGTTAAAAACATTTTCATTTGGTTATGCGTTGTGTTTTGTGCTTCATCTAATATTACAAAGGCATTGTCTAAAGTTCTACCACGCATAAACGCCAATGGTGCAATTTGAATGACACCTTTTTCTATATAAGAGTCCAATCTTTCAAAAGGAATCATATCTCTTAAAGCATCGTATAAAGGTTGCATATAAGGATCTAATTTTTCTTTTAAATCCCCAGGCAAAAACCCTAAATTCTCACCAGATTCTACTGCAGGACGTGTTAAAATAATACGTTTTACTTCCTTTTCTTTCAATGCTTTTACGGCTAAAGCAACTGCGGTATATGTTTTACCTGTACCTGCCGGACCAATAGCAAAAAGCATATCATTTACATCCATAAACTCAACCATTTTACGCTGATTGTCTGTTTGTGCTTTTATTAATTTTCCACCAACTCCGTGCACCAAAACACCTTCAGAAAACTTAGAACTTTTATGCTCTTTTCCATTTGAAGTTAATATACGCTCAATACTATTTTCGTCTAATTTATTATAGCGATTAAAGTATTTTATAAGCATTTCTACCCGTTTTTCAAACTCATCTAAAATAATTGATTCTCCATAAGCTTTTAAGCTAGTACCACGAGCAACTATTTTAAGTTTTGGATAATACTTTCGTAAAATATCTACGTTTGAGTTCTGAGCACCAAACAAATCGCTTGGATTTATCTCTGTTAATTCAATAATACGTTCGTTCAAATGTATAAAGTGTTAAGTTTAATTCAATAAAAATGTACATAAAATAACCGAATAAATGATTAGATTTGCATAACAAATTTAAATATATCAAATAACAATAATTAAGCTTTTAAAATAAGTTTTAAACATTTTATTAAGGATATATAATTGCTATTCATTAAAAAAAATCGCACATAAATTTTATGTCTATAATTACTTTAACTACTGATTTTGGGACAAAAGACCATTTTGTTGGTTCTGTAAAAGGTACTATTTATAGCGAATTACCAGATGCAAAAATTGTTGATATATCACATCATATTTCGCCTTTTAACATTACCGAAACGGCATATATTTTAAAAAATGCTTACAAAGCTTTTCCTGATGGAAGCATACATATAATTGGTGTAGATTCTGAATTGAACGAAGAAAATAAACATATTGCTCTTAAATTAGACAACCATTACTTTATTTGTGCAGATAATGGCTTAATTTCTCTTTTAACTGCTGAAATTAAACCCGAAAAAATAGTTGAAATTAACATTCACAACCGAATAGAAACTAGTTTTCCTGTACTCGATATTTTTGTTAAAGTTGCCTGCCATATTTCTAGAGGTGGAACACTTGATGTTGTAGGTAAAGAAATTTCAGAAGTTAAAACATTTAAAGAATTGCAACCTTTAATTTCTGATGATAAGACTTCTATTTCTGGAAACATAATTTATATAGATAATTACGGAAATTCTATAAGTAATATTTCAAAAAAATTATTTAATGAAGTTGGCAGAGGACGCAATTTTGAAATTATAGCAAATAAGTATGTTTTTAAAAAAATTCATTCTAAATACAGTGAATTTGTCGATTTTTCTGTTCCAAAAGAAATGCGTCAAAAAGAAGGTAACAGGTTGGCTTTGTTTAATTCTTCAAATTATTTAGAAATTGCCATTTACCGAAGTAATTTAAATACTGTTGGCGGTGCAGTTTCTTTATTAGGCTTAAATTACAGAGATAAATTAACTATTAATTTTATTTAAATTATGTTTGTACGCATTGTAAAAATGGGTTTTGAAGCTTCTAAAGTTGAAATATTTCTTCAAAACTTTAATAATAACAAAGAAAAAATACGAAATTCTAACGGTTGTCGTTTATTAGAGTTGTACAGAGATAAAAAAGAACCAACATTGTTTTTTACATACAGCTACTGGGAAACCGAACAAGATTTAGAAAATTATAAAAATTCGGAACTCTTTAAAAACGTTTGGGCAAAAACCAAAATATTATTTAATAAAAAACCAGAAGCTTGGAGTGTAGATACTGTTGTAAAGTTGTAAAGTTGTAAAGTTGTAAAGTTGTAAAGTTGTAAAGTTGTAAAGTAAAAATATAATTCTAAATTCATAATTAAATTAATGTTCCCAATTTTAAAAAAAGAACTTATTTCGTTTTTTTCTTCTCCAATTGCTTACTTAGTAATTGCGGTTTATTTAGTTGTAAACGGATTATTCCTTTGGGTTTTTGAAGGCGATTATAACATTTTACACGCTGGTTTTTCAGATTTAAGCAGTTACTTTTTTTTAGCTCCTTGGATTTTTATTTTTTTAATTCCAGCAATAACAATGCGTAGCTTTACTGATGAATTTAATACAGGAACCATAGAAATTTTAAGAACAAAACCAATAACCGATTGGCAATTAATTATAGGTAAATATTTTGGAGCCTTAATTTTGGTTGTACTAGCAATTGCTCCTACTTTAATATATGTATTTAGCGTTTACAAATTAGGAAACCCTGTTGGAAACATTACTTTTGGAACCACAATTGGTTCTTTTTTAGGCTTGTTATTTTTGGTAAGTGCTTATACAGCTATCGGCATTTATGCCTCTACCCTTTCTAACAATCAAATTGTTTCTTTTATAATTGCCGTTTTTAGTTCTTTCTTTTTATTTTATGGTTTTGAAGCCCTAGCAAGCTACCAGCTTTTTGGAAATTCTGATTATATAATTGAAAAAATTGGAATGAATAGTCATTATACAAGCATTGGAAAAGGTGTTTTAGACACACAAGATTTACTGTATTTTATATCGGTTACTGCCTTTTTTTTATATTTAACTAAACTTAGAATACACAATGAAGCATAAGTATTCTAAAATAGCAGTTATTCTTATAGGAATTATTCTTATAAACTATATAGGGTCTAATATTTATAAAAGATTCGACCTTACAGAAGACAAACGCTATACTTTATCTGAAACCACAACTTCTATTGTATCAAATATTGATGAAATTGTAGGAATTAAAGTGTATTTAGAAGGTGATTTTCCTGCAGAATTTAAACGTCTTCAAATTGAAACAAAACTCCATTTAGAAGAATTAAAAAATTTAAATAAAAATATTCAATTTAGATTTATAAATCCAATTGATATTACGCAAGAATTAATTGAGAAAGGATTAGAACCAAGCAGATTACAAGTTGAAGAAAACGGCGTACTATCTGAAATTGTTTTATTCCCTTTTGCTGAAGTAAATTATAAAAACAAAACAGAATACGTTTCATTATTAAAAGATATTTTTACTAATTCTCAAGACCAACAATTAGAAAGCTCTATACAAAATTTAGAATATGAGTTTGCAAATGCTTTACACAAAGTAAGTTCAAAAAAATCTAAAAAAATAGCTGTTTTACGCAGTAATGGAACTCTGGAAGACATTTATTTATTCGACTTTTTAAAAAAAATTAGAGAATATTACTTCTTAGCACCTTTTACCCTGGATTCTGTTGCAAAACAACCTCAAAAAACAGCAAAACAACTTTCTGATTACGACCTTGCCATAATTGCAAAACCTACCGAAAAATTTACTGAAGAAGAAAAATATACGCTAGACCAATTTATAATGCAAGGTGGCAAAACACTTTGGTTAATAGACAATGTACAAGCAGAATTAGATAGCTTAATGCATACCGGAGAAACTTTAGCATACCCAAGAGATTTAGGTTTAACCGACTTTTTGTTTAATTATGGCGTTAGAATTAACCCAAATTTAGTAAGCGATTTATACAGTTCTCAAATTGCATTGGCAACCGGTAATATCGGAAATAAAACACAGTTTAATAATTTTCAATGGAATTATTATCCTCTAGCTAATTCTTTAAACAACCACCCTATAAATAACAATATTGCACCTGTAAATTTTAAATTTGCCAATAGTATAGACACTTTAAAAAATGGTATTTCAAAAACTATTTTATTGCAAAGTTCACCGCTTTCAAAAGTAATTGGTACCCCAAGTATTATTTCATTAAAAAGTATCAATCAAAAACCGGATCCTGCAAA includes the following:
- a CDS encoding SAM hydrolase/SAM-dependent halogenase family protein produces the protein MSIITLTTDFGTKDHFVGSVKGTIYSELPDAKIVDISHHISPFNITETAYILKNAYKAFPDGSIHIIGVDSELNEENKHIALKLDNHYFICADNGLISLLTAEIKPEKIVEINIHNRIETSFPVLDIFVKVACHISRGGTLDVVGKEISEVKTFKELQPLISDDKTSISGNIIYIDNYGNSISNISKKLFNEVGRGRNFEIIANKYVFKKIHSKYSEFVDFSVPKEMRQKEGNRLALFNSSNYLEIAIYRSNLNTVGGAVSLLGLNYRDKLTINFI
- a CDS encoding putative quinol monooxygenase, translated to MFVRIVKMGFEASKVEIFLQNFNNNKEKIRNSNGCRLLELYRDKKEPTLFFTYSYWETEQDLENYKNSELFKNVWAKTKILFNKKPEAWSVDTVVKL
- a CDS encoding PhoH family protein — encoded protein: MNERIIELTEINPSDLFGAQNSNVDILRKYYPKLKIVARGTSLKAYGESIILDEFEKRVEMLIKYFNRYNKLDENSIERILTSNGKEHKSSKFSEGVLVHGVGGKLIKAQTDNQRKMVEFMDVNDMLFAIGPAGTGKTYTAVALAVKALKEKEVKRIILTRPAVESGENLGFLPGDLKEKLDPYMQPLYDALRDMIPFERLDSYIEKGVIQIAPLAFMRGRTLDNAFVILDEAQNTTHNQMKMFLTRMGKNAKFVVNGDPGQIDLPRRQVSGLKEAMLTLKNVKGIAFVHLDEKDVIRHRLVKQIISAYKSLEVGRE
- the gldF gene encoding gliding motility-associated ABC transporter permease subunit GldF; its protein translation is MFPILKKELISFFSSPIAYLVIAVYLVVNGLFLWVFEGDYNILHAGFSDLSSYFFLAPWIFIFLIPAITMRSFTDEFNTGTIEILRTKPITDWQLIIGKYFGALILVVLAIAPTLIYVFSVYKLGNPVGNITFGTTIGSFLGLLFLVSAYTAIGIYASTLSNNQIVSFIIAVFSSFFLFYGFEALASYQLFGNSDYIIEKIGMNSHYTSIGKGVLDTQDLLYFISVTAFFLYLTKLRIHNEA
- the gldG gene encoding gliding motility-associated ABC transporter substrate-binding protein GldG — protein: MKHKYSKIAVILIGIILINYIGSNIYKRFDLTEDKRYTLSETTTSIVSNIDEIVGIKVYLEGDFPAEFKRLQIETKLHLEELKNLNKNIQFRFINPIDITQELIEKGLEPSRLQVEENGVLSEIVLFPFAEVNYKNKTEYVSLLKDIFTNSQDQQLESSIQNLEYEFANALHKVSSKKSKKIAVLRSNGTLEDIYLFDFLKKIREYYFLAPFTLDSVAKQPQKTAKQLSDYDLAIIAKPTEKFTEEEKYTLDQFIMQGGKTLWLIDNVQAELDSLMHTGETLAYPRDLGLTDFLFNYGVRINPNLVSDLYSSQIALATGNIGNKTQFNNFQWNYYPLANSLNNHPINNNIAPVNFKFANSIDTLKNGISKTILLQSSPLSKVIGTPSIISLKSINQKPDPANFANGNKPLAVLLEGTFKSAYNNRVKPFKLDNSKEIGVASKMIVISDGDVIANDVLNRQPLELGINKFTNIRYGNKDFLLNAVNYLLDDTGLINLRSKTVKIAFLNKQKAYEEATKWQLINIIFPLLILGAFGLIFNYFRKKKYR